Part of the Vigna angularis cultivar LongXiaoDou No.4 chromosome 1, ASM1680809v1, whole genome shotgun sequence genome, AATAAGgaataaagaatataaatgtGTTGTATTGCGTTGTGTGCAGTGCCGTCTCAGGCTAATATGTTTTGGATCGGAGAGAAAGAGTCAGTGCGTTGTGCGCGTGTGCTTCAGAACATTATGGAAGGTGGCCGGAAGCCGTTGAAGCCGCGCCTTGAGCGCCGGAACGCCATGAAGAACATCGATTACCGGTTAAAGGAGGATGAAGACACAGACACCGAAACGGACATAGACATAGGTAGTTTGGATGAAAGGAGTTTCCGAGTGGAAGGAATTGACGGCGAATTCGACCGTATATTTCGGAGCTTGGGCCTGTCCGGGCCCGAGGACTTTGCCATCCCGGCGGCGGCTTGGAAAGAAGCCCAGGCCCAGAAGGCCCGCAGCACAGTGAACCTTCAACACGAACCGCCACAAAATAAAAAGCAGAGAGAGGGGGGAATAAAGGGCGTTAGGCCTCCCATTTTGGAACCGACGCAGGTTACCTCCACTTGGACCTCCCAACAACCAACGGTTTCTGATTCCGTGTCACGTGATGAAGACAGTGATGTTGGTGTTAAAGCTGAAATTGAAAAGGTTTCTGCTTTGGTCGGGAATGAGACCTTTGATATTCAAAACCTGTCGCCGAATGCAACCGGATATTTCGGGTCGTGGCAAAAAGGCGAGATCTTGGGAAAGGGCTCTTTTGGAACTGTATATGAAGGCTTCACGGAGTCAGTACTCTACACTACACTGTTcttcattctctttcttcttcctttcttgaGCTTCCCATGCATAGAGATTACTTACTTGATTTTATTGCTATATCTTAGTTGTTCCCATTTTATCTACAATTAGAAAGACCGTCTGGGTGGCTTTATTGAAATTTACACCAATTTTTTCATCTGGAAGGAAAAAACCAAGTGAGAAATGAATGCAGTTATCTTGTCTAAGATTATTTGGTTCAGAAGTTTTTCTTACAAATGCTATCAAAATAAGGTTTGCAAATTCGTACACCAActatttaacatgttttcagGGTCAGACacttgttttgaaaaaaagagaaCATTAACCAATTATAACTAGTTGTTTGATAATACTAATCTCCATACTAGTATGAGTGGCGCAACAACTTATTTAGGATAAGTTTTTTATTCTATCATAAATGCAGTAATCTGATGTAATTCAACTTTATAAAGTCAATATGTAAATAATTCCCTAAATATTCTGATATTGGTGCTTATCTTGTTAATGtaaaatttcacaatttttatACTGTGCTTGTCGCGGATGTAACACATACATCTTCTTTTACTTGCAGCGATGGGAACTTTTTTGCCGTAAAGGAGGTGTCTTTATTGGATAACGACAGCCAGGGCAAACAGAGCATTTTCCAGCTTCAGCAGGTGAGAGAGTTGGGCTTCCCTTCTCATCAAACAAACATCACGGCATAGTCTAGTTTTCTGTCAAACCATGCACACATTCTTCGTTTGTTTGTTCCATCTTATACATAAGCGTTTGATAATATAAGTATGTTTGGTCTTCCAGGAAATATCTCTTTTGAGTCAGTTCCGACACGACAACATAGTTCGATATATTGGCACTGACAAGGTATGCTGCTTTCTTGTTGgtaattttattagaatttgtGTGTGGTCTGGCTTGTTTCTGTAATTGTTGGCACTGACAAGGAACCACATTTAAAGTTTCTGTAAGACCATATATTGAAACAAATATACTTTATCTGTCTCTCTTATCTCTGAAAATTTCATCTTCCTTATGTTTTCTGATCCAGTTTCTATAATTAGCCGTGTATCCCAGTTTTGGTGATACTCCTTGAATTATTTTCGCTATCTGTATTTACGTCTTACTGTTTCTCAG contains:
- the LOC108347588 gene encoding mitogen-activated protein kinase kinase kinase 1, which translates into the protein MCCIALCAVPSQANMFWIGEKESVRCARVLQNIMEGGRKPLKPRLERRNAMKNIDYRLKEDEDTDTETDIDIGSLDERSFRVEGIDGEFDRIFRSLGLSGPEDFAIPAAAWKEAQAQKARSTVNLQHEPPQNKKQREGGIKGVRPPILEPTQVTSTWTSQQPTVSDSVSRDEDSDVGVKAEIEKVSALVGNETFDIQNLSPNATGYFGSWQKGEILGKGSFGTVYEGFTDDGNFFAVKEVSLLDNDSQGKQSIFQLQQEISLLSQFRHDNIVRYIGTDKDNDKLYIFLELVTKGSLASLYQKYRLGDSQVSAYTRQILSGLKYLHDRNVVHRDIKCANILVDANGSVKLADFGLAKATKLNDVKSSKGSPYWMAPEVVNLRNRGYGLAADIWSLGCTVLEMLTRQPPYSHLEGMQAIFRIGSGQPPPVPTSLSTDARDFILKCLQVNPNKRPTAAGLLDHPFVKRPLLSPISPVSPSINLLLS